One window from the genome of Rubinisphaera margarita encodes:
- a CDS encoding alpha/beta hydrolase family protein, producing the protein MTQCRLIVTFCLLIFPLAASAAEPQQPAEIAPREIVHHQLLTKSQALLAKRREAYEDRTNVDDIRTHQQELKQYFTKAIGGFPDRTPLNPQVTGRAERAGFRVEKLLYESRPQHYVTGTLFLPDSNEFTAPYPAVLVVCGHSANGKAYEGYQASCALLALNGIAAFIIDPICQGERKQLLKSDGTPVIASATTGHTQVGIGAILLGWNTAQYEIWDGMRGIDYLQSRSDIDGKRIGCFGNSGGGTQTSYLMALDDRIVAAAPSCYITSFEQLLTTIGPQDAEQNIFGQLAAGMNHADYVIMRAPRPTLICAATQDFFDISGSWDAFRDAKRVYMRFGYGERVDLAENDDTHGFKKPLREAAARWMLRWLADRDVAVTEPELNLFSDEEMWSTPNGQVMLLPGSRSAFDLNLEEAQRLADVREKKWSNETPAQSRERIRKTLGLSPLNEIAAAQPEDVAETDSESGQQEQVLLTTTSGVPLAGTWVKPNGPSMGTTLYLHADGANKAVESDPDLKALVEGGQSVLAIDISGIGTTQPEGQRWYSDSFGVNAGNAVIAYLCGTSLVAQRTEEILATTRFLRAEEDNANAPISLVATDELCVPALHAAVLAPELISDVKLIRPLTSWTEVIRGKLTRNQVVNAVHGVLREYDLPELVTLLGDTITIVAPVDGQGNPIN; encoded by the coding sequence ATGACACAATGCCGTTTGATCGTGACTTTCTGCTTGCTGATTTTTCCACTCGCTGCGTCCGCAGCTGAACCACAGCAGCCGGCCGAGATTGCCCCCAGGGAGATCGTACATCACCAACTGCTGACAAAATCGCAGGCACTGCTCGCGAAACGGCGGGAAGCTTACGAAGATCGGACCAATGTCGATGACATCCGCACTCATCAACAGGAGTTGAAGCAATATTTTACGAAGGCGATCGGCGGCTTCCCTGACCGCACTCCGCTCAACCCTCAAGTCACGGGCCGCGCTGAGCGAGCAGGTTTCCGCGTCGAGAAACTTCTGTATGAAAGCCGGCCACAGCATTATGTGACGGGAACACTATTCCTGCCGGACAGCAACGAATTCACCGCACCGTATCCAGCCGTGCTGGTGGTGTGTGGTCACTCCGCAAACGGGAAGGCCTACGAAGGGTACCAGGCGTCGTGTGCCCTGCTGGCACTCAATGGCATCGCTGCGTTCATTATCGATCCCATCTGTCAGGGAGAACGGAAGCAGCTGCTGAAGTCCGATGGAACTCCTGTCATCGCCAGCGCCACCACTGGTCATACTCAAGTGGGCATCGGGGCGATACTCCTCGGCTGGAACACCGCTCAGTATGAGATTTGGGACGGCATGCGCGGCATCGATTATCTGCAGTCGCGATCAGACATCGACGGCAAGAGAATTGGTTGCTTCGGCAACAGCGGCGGCGGGACGCAGACGTCGTACCTGATGGCGCTGGATGACCGCATCGTCGCTGCGGCACCAAGTTGCTACATCACAAGCTTCGAGCAGCTCCTGACGACAATCGGACCTCAGGACGCCGAACAAAACATCTTCGGGCAACTGGCCGCCGGGATGAATCACGCTGACTACGTCATCATGCGAGCGCCGCGTCCGACGTTGATCTGTGCGGCAACGCAGGACTTCTTCGACATCAGCGGCTCGTGGGATGCGTTTCGGGACGCCAAGCGAGTCTACATGCGATTCGGCTACGGCGAGCGAGTTGATCTCGCCGAGAACGACGACACCCATGGCTTCAAGAAACCGTTGCGAGAAGCAGCCGCTCGATGGATGCTTCGCTGGCTGGCAGACCGCGACGTTGCGGTGACCGAACCGGAACTCAACTTGTTCTCCGACGAGGAGATGTGGTCCACGCCGAACGGACAGGTGATGCTGCTCCCGGGTTCGCGTTCAGCGTTCGATCTCAACCTGGAAGAAGCCCAGCGGCTTGCGGACGTCCGAGAAAAGAAGTGGAGCAACGAGACTCCAGCACAATCCCGCGAACGCATTCGCAAGACGCTCGGCCTCTCCCCACTCAATGAGATCGCCGCAGCTCAGCCCGAGGACGTCGCGGAAACGGACTCCGAATCCGGACAGCAAGAACAGGTTCTGTTGACGACAACTTCGGGTGTGCCTCTCGCAGGGACCTGGGTAAAACCGAACGGACCGTCGATGGGCACGACATTGTATCTGCATGCGGACGGGGCCAACAAAGCCGTCGAAAGCGATCCGGACTTGAAAGCACTTGTCGAGGGAGGACAGTCAGTCCTGGCGATCGACATTTCCGGAATCGGCACGACCCAGCCGGAAGGTCAACGCTGGTACAGCGACAGTTTCGGCGTCAACGCCGGCAATGCGGTAATCGCCTACCTCTGCGGGACATCGCTGGTCGCTCAACGAACGGAAGAAATCCTGGCAACCACCAGGTTTCTCAGGGCGGAAGAAGACAATGCGAATGCACCGATCTCACTCGTCGCAACCGACGAACTTTGCGTGCCCGCCCTGCATGCAGCCGTCCTCGCCCCGGAGTTAATCAGCGACGTCAAACTGATCCGCCCACTCACCTCCTGGACCGAAGTCATCCGCGGCAAACTCACTCGCAACCAGGTCGTAAACGCCGTCCACGGCGTCCTCCGAGAATACGACCTGCCGGAACTCGTAACACTCCTGGGCGACACCATAACCATCGTCGCCCCAGTCGACGGCCAGGGCAATCCAATCAATTAA